Proteins from a genomic interval of Kaistia defluvii:
- the arsK gene encoding arsenite efflux MFS transporter ArsK, whose amino-acid sequence MNSRTAVLALGLTQIIGYGTLYYSFSVLAPAMAREFGLSTEWIFGALSVSLLVGGLCAPWVGGWIDRRGAGRVMTIGSLAAALALAACAMAGNTSTLVLGLIAIQIASTLVQYSASFTLLVQLNPARAQRSITYLTLMAGFASTLFWPFTTALHTHLDWHHVYLLFAAMHLFLCLPVHFWLMVQTRTVSDRRAPLDHAPRAVEAVAGVIATAARPRAFALMLLGFAIQSFVTSTFLVHMLPMLTELGLAKASVLVASAFGPAQVLSRFTNMTFGGRLSQRTLAVIASAFLPLATVILLATAPSLAGAFAFAIVFGLSSGLASIVQGTLPLELFGSDGYGKRLGRVTSVRLVVSSAAPFAFALMTEHLGYPIALSIIAALSTLAVLAFLAIGGSGKPTVEATRTE is encoded by the coding sequence ATGAACTCCCGCACGGCGGTTCTCGCCCTCGGCCTGACCCAGATCATCGGCTACGGCACGCTCTATTACAGCTTCAGCGTCCTGGCGCCGGCGATGGCGCGCGAGTTCGGGCTCTCGACCGAGTGGATCTTCGGCGCCCTCTCCGTTTCGCTCCTGGTCGGCGGACTCTGCGCGCCCTGGGTCGGCGGCTGGATCGACCGCCGCGGCGCCGGCCGGGTCATGACGATCGGCTCGCTGGCAGCCGCGCTCGCACTGGCCGCCTGCGCCATGGCGGGCAATACTTCGACGCTGGTGCTGGGGCTGATTGCCATCCAGATCGCCTCGACACTGGTGCAGTACAGCGCATCCTTCACCCTGCTGGTGCAGTTGAACCCGGCCAGGGCGCAGCGCTCCATCACCTATCTGACGCTGATGGCTGGCTTTGCATCGACGCTGTTCTGGCCGTTCACCACCGCGCTGCACACCCATCTCGACTGGCATCACGTGTACCTGCTGTTCGCGGCGATGCACCTCTTCCTCTGCCTGCCGGTGCATTTCTGGCTGATGGTCCAGACACGCACGGTTTCCGACCGCCGCGCGCCGCTGGATCACGCGCCGCGCGCGGTCGAAGCCGTGGCCGGGGTCATCGCGACGGCCGCCAGACCGCGGGCGTTCGCCCTGATGCTGCTCGGCTTTGCCATCCAGAGCTTCGTCACCTCGACCTTCCTGGTCCACATGCTGCCGATGCTGACCGAGCTCGGGCTCGCCAAGGCCAGCGTGCTGGTCGCCTCGGCGTTCGGGCCGGCGCAGGTGCTGAGCCGCTTCACCAACATGACCTTCGGCGGCCGGCTTTCGCAGCGGACGCTCGCCGTCATCGCCTCGGCCTTCCTGCCGCTGGCGACCGTCATCCTGCTCGCTACGGCGCCCAGCCTTGCCGGCGCCTTCGCCTTCGCCATCGTGTTCGGACTGAGTTCCGGCCTCGCCAGCATCGTGCAGGGAACGCTGCCGCTCGAACTTTTCGGCAGCGACGGCTATGGCAAGCGGCTCGGCCGCGTCACGTCGGTGCGGCTGGTGGTGTCCTCCGCCGCCCCCTTCGCCTTCGCCCTGATGACGGAGCATCTCGGCTATCCGATCGCACTGTCGATCATCGCCGCGCTCAGCACCCTCGCCGTCCTGGCCTTCCTGGCAATCGGCGGTTCCGGCAAGCCCACGGTCGAGGCGACGCGAACCGAATAG
- a CDS encoding alpha-D-ribose 1-methylphosphonate 5-triphosphate diphosphatase — protein MTEPTEFLIENASLVLPDRVVEKGWVAVVDGEIAEIGEGDAPERGIDFAGDHLVPGLVELHTDHLEAHFAPRPHVRWHALSSVMAYDAQIAAAGITTVFDSLRAGSDADSASIGTDLAVLASAIEEARATGHLRVDHRTHLRCEIACDDVIEHVEAYADLYPIHMMSLMDHTPGQRQFKDLETWRRYYMRKKPMSDEDVNRFVAARLEQHASNAGPNRLKLVALAAEKGAVLASHDDATAAHASEAVGNGVALAEFPTTLEAAEALNQAGIRVMMGGPNVVRGGSHSGNVAAEDLARAGFLDILSSDYVPASLLMSAFELPRRIPSIDLAAAIRTVTQTPARATGLTDRGAIEAGLRADLVRVHVSGKDKESPTPIVRQVWREGQRVS, from the coding sequence ATGACCGAACCGACCGAATTCCTGATCGAGAATGCCAGCCTCGTCCTGCCCGACCGCGTGGTGGAAAAGGGCTGGGTTGCCGTCGTCGATGGCGAGATCGCCGAGATCGGCGAGGGCGACGCGCCGGAGCGCGGCATCGACTTTGCCGGCGATCATCTGGTGCCGGGCCTCGTCGAACTGCACACCGATCACCTCGAAGCGCATTTCGCGCCGCGCCCGCATGTCCGCTGGCATGCGCTGTCCTCGGTGATGGCCTATGACGCACAGATCGCGGCGGCCGGCATCACCACGGTGTTCGACTCGCTGCGCGCAGGCTCGGACGCAGACTCCGCCTCGATCGGCACCGATCTCGCCGTGCTGGCCTCCGCCATCGAGGAAGCCCGCGCCACCGGCCATCTGCGCGTCGATCACCGCACGCATCTGCGCTGCGAGATCGCCTGCGACGACGTCATCGAGCATGTCGAGGCCTATGCCGACCTCTATCCGATCCACATGATGTCGCTGATGGATCACACCCCCGGCCAGCGCCAGTTCAAGGATCTCGAGACATGGCGCCGCTACTACATGCGCAAGAAGCCGATGTCGGACGAGGACGTGAACCGCTTCGTCGCGGCGCGCCTCGAGCAGCATGCCAGCAATGCCGGCCCCAACCGCCTGAAGCTGGTGGCGCTCGCCGCCGAGAAGGGCGCCGTGCTGGCGAGCCATGACGACGCCACGGCGGCGCATGCTTCGGAAGCCGTCGGCAATGGCGTCGCCCTGGCCGAGTTCCCGACGACGCTCGAGGCGGCCGAGGCGCTGAACCAGGCCGGCATCCGCGTGATGATGGGCGGGCCGAACGTCGTGCGCGGCGGCTCGCACTCCGGAAATGTCGCAGCCGAAGATCTCGCACGCGCCGGCTTTCTCGATATTCTGTCGTCGGATTATGTGCCTGCGAGTCTGTTGATGTCTGCCTTCGAACTGCCCCGCCGCATTCCGTCGATCGACCTCGCGGCGGCGATCCGTACCGTGACCCAGACGCCGGCCCGCGCGACCGGGCTGACGGATCGCGGCGCGATCGAGGCCGGGCTTCGCGCCGATCTCGTCCGCGTGCATGTCAGCGGCAAGGACAAGGAAAGCCCAACGCCGATCGTCCGCCAGGTCTGGCGCGAGGGCCAGCGGGTTTCATGA
- a CDS encoding carbohydrate ABC transporter permease, translating into MEKRATFSSTTIGLLFALPMLVLIFVFFYWPSGQALYWAFTLEQPWGGGNTWVGLQNFRQLLSDPYYWGAISRSMVFGLGSTGIAMGVALLLALFTDREMRGHKAYRSIFIWPYAIAAPALGLAFRFILAPEAGFLSLINQIWPGLWNPALDGTDAMIAVIIAFSWKYIGYNFIFFLSALQSIPRSLIEAAAMDGSGPMRRMWDIQLPLLTPTLFFLLVINITESFQDSFGIVDIMTQGGPARATELMVYKIYFDGFKGLDYSGAAAQSIILMGLVVLLTIVQFRFIERRVHYK; encoded by the coding sequence ATGGAAAAGCGCGCTACCTTCTCCTCCACGACGATCGGCCTGCTGTTCGCGTTGCCGATGCTCGTGCTGATCTTCGTCTTCTTCTACTGGCCGAGCGGCCAGGCGCTCTATTGGGCCTTCACGCTGGAACAACCCTGGGGCGGCGGCAACACCTGGGTCGGACTGCAGAATTTCCGCCAGCTGTTGAGCGATCCCTATTACTGGGGCGCCATCTCGCGCAGCATGGTGTTCGGGCTCGGTTCGACCGGCATCGCCATGGGCGTCGCGTTGCTCCTGGCGCTCTTCACCGATCGCGAGATGCGCGGTCACAAGGCCTATCGCAGTATCTTCATCTGGCCCTATGCGATCGCCGCTCCGGCGCTCGGCCTGGCCTTCCGTTTCATCCTCGCGCCCGAAGCCGGCTTCCTGTCGCTGATCAACCAGATCTGGCCGGGCCTGTGGAATCCGGCGCTCGACGGCACCGATGCGATGATCGCCGTCATCATCGCCTTCTCGTGGAAGTATATCGGCTACAACTTCATCTTCTTCCTCTCGGCGCTGCAGAGCATTCCCCGCTCGCTGATCGAGGCGGCGGCGATGGACGGGTCCGGCCCGATGCGTCGCATGTGGGACATCCAACTGCCCCTGCTGACGCCGACCCTGTTCTTCCTGCTCGTGATCAACATCACCGAGAGCTTCCAGGACAGCTTCGGCATCGTCGACATCATGACCCAGGGTGGCCCCGCGAGGGCGACCGAACTGATGGTCTACAAGATCTATTTCGACGGCTTCAAAGGCCTCGATTATTCCGGCGCCGCCGCGCAGTCGATCATCCTGATGGGCCTCGTCGTCCTCCTCACCATCGTGCAGTTCCGCTTCATCGAGCGGCGCGTGCACTACAAATAG
- a CDS encoding class I SAM-dependent methyltransferase, with protein sequence MDPSTVAAHWEANAEAWTRHSRAGYDVYRDALNTPAFLAMLPPITGLQGLDIGCGEGSNTRQLARLGAQMTAIDIAPTFVRHAQDSEANQPLGIRYLHGDGMALPFAEASFDFATAFMSLMDMPNQQAVLREAYRVLRPGGFLQFSILHPCFVPPRRRNIRDADGIPRAVEVAEYFEETHGAVETWWFSTLPAEERSKVDPFRVPRFHRTLSDWVAMIVGAGLVIEAFGEPRATEAQADAEPVIADTRVAPIFLHVRARKPG encoded by the coding sequence ATGGACCCTTCGACCGTCGCCGCGCACTGGGAAGCCAATGCCGAAGCCTGGACCCGCCATTCGCGGGCTGGCTACGATGTCTACCGCGATGCCCTCAACACGCCGGCCTTCCTGGCCATGCTGCCGCCGATCACCGGTCTGCAGGGCCTCGACATCGGCTGCGGCGAGGGCTCCAACACGCGACAGCTCGCCCGGCTCGGCGCGCAGATGACGGCGATCGACATCGCGCCCACTTTCGTTCGCCATGCGCAGGACAGCGAGGCCAATCAGCCGCTCGGCATCCGCTATCTGCATGGCGACGGCATGGCCCTGCCCTTCGCCGAGGCGAGCTTCGATTTTGCCACCGCCTTCATGTCGCTGATGGACATGCCGAACCAGCAGGCCGTGCTGCGGGAAGCCTATCGCGTCCTGCGCCCGGGCGGGTTCCTGCAGTTCTCGATCCTGCATCCCTGCTTCGTGCCGCCCCGCCGCCGCAATATCCGCGACGCCGACGGCATCCCGCGCGCCGTCGAAGTGGCCGAGTATTTCGAGGAGACCCACGGCGCCGTGGAGACCTGGTGGTTCTCGACCTTGCCGGCGGAAGAGCGCAGCAAGGTCGACCCCTTCCGCGTCCCGCGCTTTCATCGCACGCTGAGCGACTGGGTCGCGATGATCGTCGGGGCCGGCCTCGTTATCGAGGCCTTTGGCGAGCCGAGGGCGACCGAGGCCCAGGCAGACGCCGAGCCCGTCATCGCCGACACGCGCGTGGCGCCGATCTTCCTGCACGTCCGGGCCCGCAAACCCGGCTGA
- the ugpC gene encoding sn-glycerol-3-phosphate ABC transporter ATP-binding protein UgpC, whose protein sequence is MSSIAIKGVKKAYARNAVVHGVDLEIATGEFIVILGPSGCGKSTLLRMIAGLEEISGGEIWIDGKLVNKMEPRERGCAMVFQNYALYPHMTVAENIGYALKVAGVPKAERAKRVAATAKVVGLEAFLDRRPAALSGGQRQRVAMGRAIVREPKVFLFDEPLSNLDAKLRVAMRAEIRRLHRRLGATSVFVTHDQTEAMTMGDRLVVMNGGRIEQVGTPAEVYNRPATRFVANFVGSPSMNLMEGAIDRHGVFVYDEQRRIPLPGAIDARLVGHKVTLGVRAEAARLVAPGTPGSLPATVDFIEELGAGRVVHTDFDGLSFAVALSGPASFETGDAVGVEIDPADIHLFAADTGKRIDALTSQPLAAASL, encoded by the coding sequence ATGTCATCGATCGCCATCAAAGGCGTCAAGAAGGCCTATGCCAGGAACGCGGTGGTGCACGGGGTCGACCTCGAAATCGCCACCGGCGAGTTCATCGTCATCCTGGGGCCGTCCGGCTGCGGCAAGTCCACCTTGCTGCGCATGATCGCCGGGCTGGAGGAGATCTCCGGCGGCGAGATCTGGATCGACGGCAAACTGGTTAACAAGATGGAACCCCGCGAACGCGGCTGCGCCATGGTTTTCCAGAACTACGCGCTCTATCCGCACATGACCGTTGCCGAGAATATCGGCTATGCGCTCAAGGTCGCCGGCGTACCGAAGGCCGAGCGGGCGAAGCGGGTCGCCGCCACCGCCAAGGTCGTCGGTCTCGAAGCCTTCCTCGACCGCAGGCCGGCAGCCCTTTCCGGCGGCCAGCGCCAGCGCGTCGCCATGGGCCGCGCCATCGTGCGGGAGCCGAAGGTGTTCCTGTTCGACGAGCCGCTCTCCAACCTCGACGCCAAGCTGCGCGTCGCCATGCGCGCCGAGATCCGCCGCCTGCATCGCCGGCTCGGCGCCACCTCCGTCTTCGTGACGCATGACCAGACCGAGGCGATGACGATGGGCGATCGGCTGGTCGTCATGAATGGCGGCCGGATCGAACAGGTCGGCACACCGGCCGAGGTCTATAATCGTCCGGCCACCCGCTTCGTCGCCAATTTCGTCGGCTCGCCATCGATGAACCTGATGGAAGGCGCGATCGATCGGCATGGCGTCTTCGTCTATGACGAGCAGCGCCGCATCCCGCTGCCGGGCGCGATCGACGCTCGCCTGGTCGGCCACAAGGTCACGCTGGGCGTCCGCGCGGAAGCTGCCCGGCTCGTCGCCCCCGGCACGCCCGGATCGCTCCCTGCCACGGTCGATTTCATCGAGGAACTAGGCGCCGGTCGGGTCGTGCACACCGATTTCGACGGCCTTTCCTTCGCGGTCGCGCTCAGCGGCCCCGCTTCCTTCGAGACCGGCGATGCCGTCGGTGTCGAGATCGATCCGGCCGATATCCACCTGTTCGCCGCCGACACGGGCAAGCGCATCGACGCCCTCACGTCACAGCCGCTCGCTGCCGCCTCCCTTTGA
- a CDS encoding ABC transporter permease subunit yields MVERTPIFNVVCQIVLLIGLLTVLFPFLIVIVAATHDIRAVNTVPMSLVPGSDLLTNLHEAWVRADLGRKLLNSFVFAGTVAAGKVLLSSMAAFAIVYFRFPGRMLMFWVIFVTLMLPLEVRIVPTYAVAANALAPFQAILDITGISWLIHAVSGLQVKLEWGLLNSYPGLILPLVATATGTFLYRQFYLTVPDELAEAAKMDGSGPVRFFVDILFPLSKPNMIALFTIMFVWSWNQYLWPLLITTDPNFGIAVTQLKHLIPSEFGLPDWNVAMAGTLIIMAPPLIVVIVMQRWFVRGLISTEK; encoded by the coding sequence ATGGTCGAACGCACGCCAATCTTCAACGTCGTCTGCCAGATCGTTCTCCTGATCGGCCTGCTGACGGTGCTGTTTCCCTTCTTGATCGTCATCGTGGCGGCGACGCACGACATCCGCGCCGTCAACACGGTGCCGATGTCGCTGGTGCCAGGCTCCGACCTGCTCACCAACCTGCACGAGGCCTGGGTCCGGGCGGATCTCGGCCGCAAGCTGCTCAATTCATTCGTGTTCGCGGGAACGGTGGCGGCCGGCAAGGTGCTGCTGTCGTCGATGGCGGCCTTCGCCATCGTCTATTTCCGCTTTCCCGGCCGGATGCTGATGTTCTGGGTGATCTTCGTCACCCTGATGCTGCCGCTCGAAGTGCGCATCGTGCCGACCTATGCGGTGGCGGCCAACGCGCTGGCGCCGTTCCAGGCGATCCTGGATATCACCGGCATCTCCTGGCTGATCCACGCCGTTTCCGGACTGCAGGTCAAGCTGGAGTGGGGCCTGCTCAATTCCTACCCCGGCCTGATCCTGCCGCTCGTCGCCACTGCGACCGGCACCTTCCTCTACCGCCAGTTCTACCTGACGGTGCCGGACGAGCTGGCGGAAGCCGCGAAGATGGATGGCTCGGGTCCCGTCCGCTTCTTCGTCGACATCCTGTTCCCGCTGTCCAAGCCCAACATGATCGCGCTCTTCACCATCATGTTCGTCTGGTCGTGGAACCAGTATCTCTGGCCCTTGCTCATCACCACCGATCCGAATTTCGGCATCGCCGTGACGCAGCTGAAGCACCTCATTCCCTCCGAATTCGGCTTGCCGGACTGGAACGTCGCCATGGCGGGGACGCTCATCATCATGGCACCGCCGCTCATCGTCGTGATCGTGATGCAGCGCTGGTTCGTGCGCGGCCTGATCTCGACCGAGAAGTAG
- a CDS encoding sugar phosphate isomerase/epimerase family protein: MTKDLITHIGFATTSGEGDMNHIEASLARIVELGADVAELSLCGDDLISGGRVLEARARRLVDICAKFPLRYTVHGLIVSNFMDAPNLEFQMAAAKAMVELSHRVGSDTLVHHSGHAPMAPARVIAGYDRMQEDALKELADFGGKHGVRIALENIFAVDDEMYRQQPSEVAATVQAIHHPYLVATIDFGHAYIEATRTGGDLLAEVAAMGPVAGHLHVHDSFGRPYTMSKFYHQSEAIALGIGDLHLPLGWGDLPWENVFDTIDVLPGTALIMEIGERFDADRAESIDRARALAARLNARHAAARAA, encoded by the coding sequence ATGACGAAAGATCTCATCACGCATATCGGCTTCGCCACCACGTCCGGCGAGGGCGACATGAACCACATCGAGGCGTCGCTTGCCCGCATCGTCGAACTCGGCGCGGATGTCGCCGAATTGTCTTTGTGCGGCGACGATTTGATCTCGGGCGGCCGGGTGCTCGAAGCGCGCGCCAGGCGGCTGGTCGACATCTGCGCCAAGTTCCCGCTGCGCTATACGGTGCATGGGCTGATCGTCTCCAACTTCATGGACGCGCCGAACCTCGAATTCCAGATGGCCGCCGCCAAGGCGATGGTCGAGCTCAGCCATCGCGTCGGGTCGGACACGCTGGTCCATCACAGCGGCCATGCGCCCATGGCGCCGGCTCGCGTCATCGCCGGCTATGACCGGATGCAGGAAGACGCGCTGAAGGAACTCGCCGATTTCGGCGGCAAGCATGGCGTTCGCATCGCGCTCGAAAACATCTTCGCCGTCGATGACGAGATGTATCGCCAGCAGCCGTCCGAGGTCGCCGCGACCGTCCAGGCGATCCACCATCCCTATCTCGTCGCCACCATCGATTTCGGCCACGCCTATATCGAGGCGACCCGGACCGGCGGCGATTTGCTGGCCGAGGTCGCGGCGATGGGGCCGGTCGCCGGCCATCTGCATGTGCATGACAGCTTCGGCCGCCCCTACACCATGTCGAAATTCTACCACCAGAGCGAGGCGATCGCGCTGGGCATCGGCGATCTGCACCTGCCGCTCGGCTGGGGCGACCTGCCGTGGGAAAACGTGTTCGACACCATCGACGTGCTGCCCGGCACGGCGCTGATCATGGAGATCGGCGAGCGCTTCGATGCCGATCGCGCCGAGTCGATCGACCGGGCTCGCGCGCTTGCCGCC
- a CDS encoding extracellular solute-binding protein → MNAKFLGAVGTFAVAALLAGPAAADKTKIDFWFGNSGDIAKRVQEQCERFNASQADYEVVCTSQGSYDASLQNTIAAFRAGQQPTIAQVSDAGTLDIMLSGAYYPANKLMTDMGYTVDWKDYFSGIASYYATSKGEMYSFPFNSSTALLYWNKDAFAKIGKDHAPATWEEAAADFKALKSAGYACPLGFNISRDEVWQLEEQFNAIHGEPIATKKNGYEGLDAELTFNKGKWVQFVRDLKSWYDNGEAVIKSKETGQTFVEAFANGDCQVILTSVGDHGNIGRTAKEGMNWDVAMLPVYEGTQRKSSFVGGASLWVLTGKSDAEYKGAAAFFDFIAKPEEALTWSTVTGYIPVRNSGFKYLNEQGFYGKAPYKGRELAIESLTASPADDAAPHGIRLGGLLQIRQEVSNGLQAIFIKNEDVQASLDTAVERGNQILRKFEQTYAGKTLP, encoded by the coding sequence ATGAACGCCAAATTCCTCGGCGCCGTCGGCACCTTCGCCGTTGCCGCGCTGCTCGCCGGCCCGGCCGCGGCTGACAAGACCAAGATCGATTTCTGGTTCGGCAATTCGGGCGATATCGCCAAGCGCGTGCAGGAGCAGTGCGAGCGCTTTAACGCCAGCCAGGCCGACTACGAAGTCGTCTGCACCAGCCAGGGCTCGTATGACGCCTCGCTGCAGAACACGATCGCGGCCTTCCGCGCCGGCCAGCAGCCGACCATCGCCCAGGTCTCCGACGCCGGCACGCTCGATATCATGCTGTCGGGCGCCTACTACCCGGCCAATAAGCTCATGACCGACATGGGCTATACGGTCGATTGGAAGGACTATTTCTCCGGCATCGCCAGCTACTATGCGACGTCGAAGGGCGAGATGTACTCCTTCCCCTTCAACTCCTCGACGGCGCTGCTCTATTGGAACAAGGACGCCTTCGCCAAGATCGGCAAGGACCATGCTCCGGCGACGTGGGAAGAAGCGGCAGCCGATTTCAAGGCGCTGAAGTCCGCCGGCTATGCGTGCCCGCTCGGCTTCAACATCTCGCGGGACGAGGTCTGGCAGCTCGAAGAGCAGTTCAACGCCATTCATGGCGAGCCGATCGCCACCAAGAAGAATGGCTATGAGGGCCTCGACGCCGAGCTGACTTTCAACAAGGGCAAGTGGGTCCAGTTCGTTCGCGATCTCAAGAGCTGGTACGACAATGGCGAAGCCGTCATCAAGTCGAAGGAAACCGGCCAGACCTTCGTCGAAGCCTTCGCCAATGGCGATTGCCAGGTCATCCTGACCTCGGTCGGCGACCACGGCAATATCGGCCGCACCGCCAAGGAAGGCATGAACTGGGACGTCGCGATGCTCCCGGTCTATGAGGGAACGCAGCGCAAGAGCTCGTTCGTGGGTGGCGCGTCGCTCTGGGTGCTAACCGGCAAGTCGGACGCCGAATACAAGGGCGCCGCCGCCTTCTTCGACTTCATCGCCAAGCCGGAAGAGGCGCTGACCTGGTCGACCGTGACCGGCTATATCCCGGTCCGCAACTCCGGCTTCAAGTACCTCAACGAGCAGGGCTTCTACGGCAAGGCTCCCTATAAGGGCCGCGAGCTGGCGATCGAAAGCCTCACCGCTTCGCCGGCTGATGACGCCGCCCCGCATGGCATCCGCCTCGGCGGCCTGCTGCAGATCCGCCAGGAAGTCTCCAACGGCCTGCAGGCGATTTTCATCAAGAACGAAGACGTCCAGGCTTCGCTCGACACTGCCGTCGAACGCGGCAACCAGATCCTGCGCAAGTTCGAGCAGACCTACGCCGGCAAGACGCTTCCCTAG
- the phnN gene encoding phosphonate metabolism protein/1,5-bisphosphokinase (PRPP-forming) PhnN → MTSMGVLVAVVGPSGVGKDSLLGHAKAALAEEAGFVFVRRLVTRGENAFEDHDTLDEAAFEKGVATGRFSVSWRAHGLGYALPIDTLDAVARGAVVICNFSRGAIDAARERFPAVRVVAISAPDAVLAARLAARGRESDEAIAARLAREAICASEIQPDLTIVNDRPIEQSGGELVAYLRSLRVGAPA, encoded by the coding sequence ATGACGAGCATGGGTGTACTGGTAGCGGTGGTCGGGCCAAGCGGCGTCGGCAAGGACAGTCTGCTCGGCCATGCGAAGGCAGCGCTGGCGGAGGAGGCCGGGTTCGTCTTCGTCCGCCGGTTGGTGACACGCGGCGAGAATGCCTTCGAGGACCACGACACGCTGGACGAGGCAGCCTTTGAGAAAGGCGTCGCGACCGGACGGTTCTCCGTGTCCTGGCGCGCGCATGGTCTCGGCTATGCGCTGCCGATCGACACGCTGGATGCGGTCGCCCGGGGCGCAGTGGTCATCTGCAATTTTTCTCGCGGCGCCATCGACGCGGCGCGGGAGAGGTTTCCGGCGGTACGCGTCGTCGCGATCTCGGCGCCCGACGCGGTGCTGGCCGCGCGCCTTGCTGCGCGCGGGCGGGAGAGCGACGAAGCCATCGCGGCGCGCCTTGCGCGCGAGGCGATTTGCGCGAGCGAGATCCAGCCCGATCTGACGATCGTCAACGACCGTCCGATCGAGCAATCGGGCGGCGAACTGGTGGCCTATCTGAGGAGCTTGCGGGTCGGCGCTCCGGCCTGA